A single Ferrovibrio sp. MS7 DNA region contains:
- a CDS encoding HpcH/HpaI aldolase family protein, producing the protein MQIPRNAFKKALAEGRPQIGLWSMLCSNIAAEIIATAGFDWVVLDTEHSPNELPMVLQQLQAMQIDANTATPVVRPAWNDPILIKRFLDIGAPNLILPFVQDENEAAAAVSATRYPPKGIRGVSMSQRANRYGLVADYHKRVEEELGVLVQVETLAAVNRIPAIAKQDGVDGIFIGPADLSADVGHLGNAAHPEAQAAIMKALELCKAAGKPAGILAPNEEDAKRYFDAGFTFVAVGVDQGLLTKATRDIVRRFRSHLEG; encoded by the coding sequence ATGCAGATACCCCGCAATGCCTTCAAGAAGGCGCTGGCCGAGGGCCGCCCGCAGATCGGCTTGTGGAGCATGCTGTGCTCCAATATCGCTGCCGAGATCATCGCCACGGCTGGTTTCGACTGGGTGGTGCTGGATACGGAGCATTCGCCGAATGAACTGCCGATGGTGCTGCAGCAGTTGCAGGCGATGCAGATCGATGCCAACACCGCCACGCCGGTGGTCCGCCCGGCCTGGAATGATCCGATCCTGATCAAGCGTTTCCTCGATATCGGTGCGCCGAACCTGATCCTGCCCTTCGTGCAGGATGAAAACGAAGCCGCCGCCGCCGTTTCGGCGACGCGCTATCCGCCCAAGGGTATCCGCGGCGTGTCGATGTCGCAGCGTGCCAACCGCTATGGCCTGGTGGCGGATTACCACAAGCGCGTCGAGGAGGAACTGGGTGTGCTGGTGCAGGTGGAGACACTGGCCGCCGTGAACCGCATCCCGGCCATCGCCAAGCAGGATGGCGTTGACGGCATCTTCATCGGCCCGGCCGATCTTTCCGCCGATGTCGGCCATCTCGGCAATGCGGCGCATCCGGAAGCCCAGGCGGCAATCATGAAGGCGCTGGAATTGTGCAAGGCCGCCGGCAAGCCGGCTGGCATCCTGGCGCCGAACGAGGAAGACGCGAAGCGCTACTTCGATGCCGGCTTCACCTTCGTCGCCGTCGGTGTCGATCAGGGCCTGCTGACCAAGGCGACGCGCGACATCGTGCGCCGCTTCCGCAGCCATCTCGAAGGCTGA